CTCGTCTTGCGAGTCGTCGCATTTGAGCGTGGCGTCTTCTTCCAGCTGTAAGAAGGCTGTGAGGCGAAGCGGGTCTGTCTCCTCCGTTGGTGCGTGTGCGAGAAGGAAGCAGGTTGATGAGAAAGATGATAAAGTTGGTGCCAGTGGTGGTAGTAACGGTGATTGCTTCGCTGATGGTCGGAGAAGATGTGCCTGGATCACGCCTAAAGCTGGTGAGAATCTCCTTTTCTACTACTCTTATGTTGCTCACTTATGTGCCATTGCTTCAGTTGATAGTTGGCTTAtaatgttgttttgtttttgttcttgttaAGACTCGAGTTATGTTGCGTTCCACGACGAAGAATGGGGAGTTCCTGTTCATGACGACAAGTACGTGTGCCATCTTCAAACTATTTTACTTTTATGAGAGATGCTCTTTGTTAATTATAAAGAGTCTCTTACCATTTGGTTAACTTGTGTAGGAAGCTTTTCGAGTTATTATCTCTTTCTGGTGCTCTATCCGAACTCTCTTGGACTGATATTCTCTCCAGAAGGCAATTACTCAGGTAACCAAAACATTTAAGTTCTTACTTCTGATGTCAAGCCAGAAACTAGAGTTTTTATATGAGCTCTGATCTCAGGGAAGTTTTCATGGACTTCGATCCAGTTGCTGTTTCTGAACTGAACGAGAAGAAGGTAATCTCTGCCATTTCATTACTGTCAGAGGTCAAGCTAAGGTCAATCCTCGATAACGCACGCCAAGTGCGCAAGGTACTATAAACATCAACGCTTGATCTATATTTACACAAATTATACAAATCTTACTAGCTGCTTTTCATCCAGATTATAGCTGAGTATGGATCGTTTAAGAAGTACATGTGGAACTTTGTGAGCAACAAGCCTACACAGAGCCAGTTCAGGTATCAAAGACAAGTCCCCGTGAAGACATCGAAAGCTGAGTTTATTAGCAAGGATCTTGTACGTAGAGGCTTCCGCAGCGTGAGTCCAACGGTTATTTACTCCTTCATGCAAGCAGGTGGTCTTACAAACGACCATCTCATAGGCTGCTTCAGATACCAAGACTGTTGCGTAGATGCAGAGACAACAACCAAGGCCAAGAAGACAGAACGCGAGTGATAAAATAAATTCTAAGTGCAATTCTGAAAGCTAATTGTCCTTGTTTTAGTAACCATGtttttgcttgcaaagattattTGACACGACGAGTTTTTGCTACCGTAACGTGAAGTGTTCTTGTGTTAGCATTGTATAGATGTTTTTGGTTATTGGTTTTATGCATAGTAGAATGTTGCGAGGAGCCTACATCGCATCAAACTAGTTCCTTGATAAGACATATATGTCAGAAGTCTTTACTAACAATAACACTACGTCTCTAAACAAGCAGCTTCACTAAACAAAGAAAGTTAATAGGTACACCACAAAAACGACATCGTTCTCTGAATTAACCAAATGCTTTTGTTCATCTATCAACCTGAAACAGGAATAGTCCCGCCTTCTGCTTTATCAGTGTCTTCTTCCAGTTCCTTCACTATTTTCTGTTCCTCTTCTTCAGTTACATTTTCGACTTTACCAGTCTCCTTCTCCTCAGAACGACCTTCCTCAATCAAATTTGTGTCTGCAGTTGGCTCTTTTGCTGAATCTCGCACTTGTACCTCAGTTTCAGCTTCTTCATTTGGCTCTTTCACTGACTCTCCCTCTCCTCCATCAGTTTCAGGTTCTGCAGTTGCCTCTTTTTCTACCCCCTGctcttctccttcagtttcGGATTCTGCAGTTGACTTGTTTGCAGACTTTAGCTCTTCTCCATTAGACTTAGCTTCTCCATCAGACTTGGCTTCATTTGGCACTTTCACTGACTCTCGCTCTTCTCCATTAGTTTGAGGTTCTGCAGTTGCCTCTTTTTCTACCCCCTGCTCTTCTCCTTCAATTTTGGATTCTGCAGTTGCCTTGTTTGCAGTCTTTAGCTCTTCTCCATCAGACTTGGCTTCATTTAGCACTTTCACCGACTCTCGCTCTTCTCCATCAGTTTGGGGTTCTGCGGTTGCCTCTTTCTCTACCTCCTGCTCTTCACCATCATTTCCAGTTTCTGCAGTTAACTTGTTTGCAGACTTTAGCTCTTCCCCATCCGACTTGGCTTCTGCATTAGATTCTTTAGGCAATCTTTTGGTTTCAGATTCTTCCTTGTCAACACAATCTTTTGGGAACTGAAGATTTATCTCTTCCCTCCTTTCTGGTTCATCGCTTCCGCCCTTCACCGCATCTTTGGTTGCTTTCCCTTGCTTAGTGGAGCTTGTTACAAGGTCTTTCTTCTTCGAGGATCTATATTCCATTAATGTGAGAGATTATTCATTCAAGAATCAAGCCTTCTACACCTATAACTATAactattgtaaaaaaaaaattcacaccTGACTTCTGAAGAACTTTTCAGCTGCACATGCATAGACTCAGTTTTCCTCTTCTTCGCTTTATTCCTTCGCATTCTACATTATTAAGTAAAAACTCAAGACTAAAGAAGAGATGCCAAGCGGCTAAGTTAAGAAACTGTCAAACGTTAATTCACTTACATGTCAGATAAAGGAGTAGAATCAGGTAGATCAGTCTCCTCCTTTTCCTGCTTTAACATTTTGAGGACATATCACACATGCCCATtagatttttttactaaatttggcTAATGAATAAAGAGGCGCACAGTGTAGGAAAAATCTCACCTCACTGATTATCTCCCAACGTTCTTTTTTAAGATTAAGCTCTTCAGAATCCCCATCCGAATAAAGCACCTGTAAAGAACAGCAGTATGAAAATTTCAAATGAATCAATTATGCAAACAAAGTGAGAATTTGGAAAATAGCAGTTCAGAGAAATTCACCTGATGCTTCTTGTTAAGACTACTATAGGACTTTATGACGCCATCATAAAACctgtgaaaaaatatatatgttaagaTTGCTACCGTTCATCACACCACACTGTATCCAAAACGAAAGTTCACATCTTACGCAAAACACTTACTTCTTGTCAAGTGGCCACCAGACTTTAACGCTCTTACCAACCAACTCCTCACCATGCTCACTCTTATTGGACTCCTGCAAAGAGGAAGAATAGACCATATGAAAACACGAGACAAATCTAAGCCTCATAGAGTGAAcagagaaggaaaaaaattcACACCACTTCCTCTCTAGCTGTCCGTTTCCTCTTGGGATGGCTCTTGAGAGTTTGTTCAGATTCTTTGGTCGGAGGCGTCATTGCACGAGAATTCTTCTTCTGAACAGTTTATCCAATTATGAGTTCAAGCAAGCAAGAAAGTTCTACAGTATCATATATTGACAAGAAAATTAATGGTTCATCAAATCTACTACCTTGCTctttgatgactccatgcttGCGCCTTCTGAATTCTTTTTCTTGGCATCTGAGTGGACTGATTTTTCAAGTGGCTTCTTTGCAGATGTTTTCGCTAAACCATTCTCTCCTATCTCCTTTTTAGATTCTGCAGGTGGCTTCTTTGCAGCTGTTTTCGCTGAACCCTTCTGTGCTTTCTCCTTTTTAGATTCTGCTAGTGGCTTCTTTGCAGTTGATTTCGTTGAacccttctcttctctctcctttTTACTTGACTTTGCAGTCTTAGTGCTCTCTTCAGGCTTTTCAAGGTCAGTTTCCataaaatcttcttcttcttcagcatcATCTTTCTTCACAATCTGTTTCTTTGATGCTGAACCCTTCTGTGCTTTCTCCTTTTTACTTGACTTTGCAGTCTTAGTGCTATCCTCAGGCTTTTCAAGGCTAGTTTCCataatatcttctttttcttcaggTTCATCTTTCTTCACAATCTGTTTCTTTGATGCTGAACCCTTCTGTGTTTTCTCCTTTGCGGTCTTAGTGCTATCTTCTTCAGGTTCATCTTTCTTCACAATCTGTTTCTTTGATGCTGGTGTGGCTACAGAACCTGCATCAAGATCTGTCTCTTCCATCTTACTCCTGCTCCGTTTCCGTGACCCCTTCCTAGCCTTACTCGAGGGTGAGAGAGAAATAACAACCGACTGATTCGTTTGACCAACTTTAGTAGGCAAAGATGCTTTCTTGGCAGCCCCAAGTTCTTTTTCATGCACTTTCTTTATGCTTGATGACGTCTTGAATGAATAGCCTTCTTCAGGATTTAGCAGAGAATTGGGTTTCCGCCTCCTCCTAGTAGACCCTGATTCAGTCTCTCCCTCAGTACTTTCAGATTGCCCTTGCTTCAAAACTTGTTTCAAACCGTCTCCATTTTTTACGTTGTCATCTCCAATGGCACGAGCTCCACCTCTTGCAGTTCTCTTAGACCTGATCCCCTTGGGAGAAAGTCCCAAATCCAGTTTTTCCTGAATCAAAACATTGGTTAGGTAACAAACAATATGAAAAGGGGATAAACACTGACAATGAAAAAAACCTCCCAAATAAAGTACCTGCAATGAATCATCTGGAACTACCTGTTCTTCTGATATCTTTCCTTCTGCCTGAAAAAACGAAAAATTCAAGATTCAACCACAAAACTATTGTATAAACAATCAACCCAAGAGCTCAAATCATTAAGAATACCTCAGTTTCTGTGGGGTTAACAATGATTTGAGCTTCAGTGGTGGCAGCTCCGCTTTGGCATATTGAAGAAACTACTGGAGAATACATGTCCAAGCTAGTCCCTGTGGACTTCAAAGCATCCATGATGTCCGGTCGAAGCTTAGAGGCGCAACTAATGAGAACCTTCTCCACAAGCCTCGAAGCCACTGGTGAGACATCCTACGCCATGACGACAAGAAGATCAAATCCAAACTCTATTGAAAAAGCTTGGAGGCTTAAAAATGAATTAGGAAAAACTCACCAGGCTCTCTTTTCTAACAGGACCCAAGAGAATCGCGAGCAAATCCATGGACACTTCTTCACTTTCATCTATAACTGTAACCATTATCGTTTCCATGGAAACAAGTACCGTTTGAGGACAATCCGGGCTTAGTCTACGCACAAAAGAAAAGCCATCAGCGTCACATAAACCACATAGCATTGTTAACTCAAAGTTCTATATCTACCTTATGATTTTCAAGAACTGCCGAAACATCTCTAAGATAAGCTCATCGCACTCCAAGTCCAGCATCACCAAGGATGATCTGACCTTAGCAACAGTATCAAGCACGGCTTCAGCTTTCTTATAACTCTCGCAGGAAGCATCCGCAAGTTTCCCAAAAGCCTCTACTGTCACCTCAAAGACCTCCTGTAAAACCAGATAACGCCATGTGAGAGATAACACTAAAGAAGACAACAGTGTTACTTTAGAGGAAACACAAACCTTCATCTGGTCATCGTTGTAAGGAGCCTCTGGGGCAGTAATCCTCATGATTTCGGTTAAGCAGAAGACAACGTAAACCCTAACATCAGAATCAGGGTGTCTCAAGAGATCAGCAGATACCAAAGCCTGCATCGACGGTTTCAGAGCGTTTCTCACTTCTGCAATAGGATCTTGCTCAACAGCGAGGAGCAGAGACTCAACTTTCTGCATAATGATTGAAACATCATAAAGATTTCAACTTTCCGAATCACTGAACAGAAACAAGCAGCAAAAATCTAATCTTTTTCCATAAACCCTAATCGATTCTTGTGCCCTAATCTAAAAACAGAGTAATTTCACCAAAACGCATAAGCAAACAAAAACCCATTTGTATAGTGTTACGAGATCAGAGAATGCCAGAAGGATTCGTACATTGAGAAGGTCGAAGATCGAATCAGTAGAGTAATAAGGTCTGAGGAGATCTTTTCCGGCCTGGAGGAGTGCTTCGGTGAGTTCGGTCTCTCCGACAAGAGGACCCATCTTTTGGCTCTTTGTGGGGGAGATTCAAAAATAACCCTAGAAAACGAATCCTCCGTACGTAAAAGCCCTCTCTCGTCTCGCCGTCTCAAGTCCGAGTCGTTCGAGCAAAGAGAAGACAAGAAAGTGACAAGTCTAACGAGTCTGATGCGCTTTTTATATCAACATGCAACAACTGCTTTTATAAACCGGTACGAAGAGATGAATaactttcatatatataatagggATAAAAAAGCATTAGTCTTTATAGTTCAATTATGTCAAAAGTGTTGGCAATAGTCAATGATGTGAAGACAGATCTGATTCTAAAACATGTTTATCTCATTTGATTATATGAGTAACCAATCTAggtttttttgtaatcataattagtatatatactCTGTACACATTAGACAATACATGAAGTGCTAACCGGTTTGAAGCTTGGGGTCGTCTCTTCCCGCCCTTCTTTCGCAGCTTTTCACTTCATGTGTTTTTGCATTCGTGTAAAAACCATAGGGTTCTTTAAAGTAACAGCATTAACAGATGAATCAAATAGAATAATATTATATGAAGAATTTCATAGGGATGGACTGTTAAATAACTGAGAAAATAACGAAATTTGTATATTATGTTCggtttatatatttgttaagaATTTATGACTtgtatatcaaaaaatatataattatcctAGACTTCATTAAGATTTATCTATAAACTTTTCAACATTTATCTAATGGAAGTTGGCAAGGAAAACCTCAAGCAAGTAAATTGAGCAATGGAAGAGTAGAGCCTTACATAAGAGGAAAACTTGTTTATATTCCAAACAAATCTCCAGAGGTGTCTGCTAACAAATTAAATATCAAACCAGTAGAAAACAGCATTGAGAATTTGAGATTGAAAACATCTGTAAATCGAGATTCCAAATGCTTCTTAAACTTAGTTAGATTCAATGTGCTTCTTGACGATGTTGAGTGCAGTCGTATCCTCACCGTAGTCCTGAAACAGCAAAACGCAAAAACCCATTAAGTACAAGACCAGATACAAGAAGAAACGATATTGTTGTATGGATTTATTGACATGGATGTATATACCTTGACCACAAGACAGGAGCATCCAACAACCTTTCTAGCATTACCCTCAGAGTCAATCTTGCAGAGCTGAAACAAAAACATTCATTCAGAAAGAAGGAAGCTTTTAGCAAGCTATGAATATACGGAGAGACACAGTAGAAGAAGGACTTACACCAGCCCATTCGCCGAGGGTCTTGGCACTTGGAACAGTAAGCAAGTTGATGTTGTGATCAGCACATAGAGCCTTAACAAGCTTGACGTAATCTGGCTGGttacagtcttcagccaaaacACAGAGCTGAGCAACACGCTTCTCGATAAGCTTAGCGCTCTCATGGAGACCACGAACAACACCACCATGAGCACGAGCCTTCCTAAGAGTCAACTCCAATGCAGTCAACAAATCCATATCCTCTGGGATTATAGCCGCTGGCTCAGCAGCAACGGGAGGAACAACAGCTGGAGCAGCAGCCTCatcactaaataaataaataaataaaacacgaTTCAGACAAAACATCTACATTGTATCTCATCAAGCGACTCTAACTAAAAGCcatagatttaattaaatccaTTAAACGAAAACTTTAAATCCTAGCTTACCCCGACATGTTTGTCTCTTTGAAATGCCTTTTAAACTAAAAGTGCCTTTGTTATCTGCCaatataaaccaaaccatatcaGTCTCCTAGGAAACTGTAACAGATCAAGGCAATCAAATTACATGGGCCAGATTAGAATCGTGCGTACCTCAGAGACGAAGACGGCTGAAGCAGAAAGAAAGTTGTGAGGAGAGAATATTAACTAGTCACAgtactaaaaccctaatttcaccCAAATAAAACATCTGACGTAATCATTTGCATAGCTGGGCCAAGTATTTGGGCTTTTACTGGTCCATGAAATATTGTCTTTTAGGCCCAAACAGTGTGTAGATCACGTGCCCACTTGACTTAGAACATGTGGGGCTCAACTATCAAGTGTGGGGTGCGAAACAGAGGATCAGGGGCCCCACAATCTTCGTCATCCTCGAGTTACTTACTGGTTACGTAAAAATGGAACCGACACGAAGAAAACTATGTCCGAGTCTCCGTAccaactctcttcttcttcttctttcgaTCTGACCCGGTTTTACTTCTCTCTTAATCGAATCAATTGGTTCGCATCTTCCAGACgaaccctttttttttaaaaaaggagaGATTTTTGATTGATTCATAGGACTCCATGGACATTCCTAGCTCTTGGGATGAGTTACGGAAACAGGTAAAAATCTTCTACAAATTCGAAGCTAgtggatattttattttaggacAGAACTACGAAGCTAAGCTAGTATCGTCTGAGATTTTGAAACATTGGGTTTTAGTTTTTGGGCAGCTCTCAGTCTCACAGATGGTTTATTTTTCCATTGGTTACAAATGCAATGTTTAAAATGCAATTGCTTTTCTGATACTTAAATGAAGATGCTTTGTGTTGTGTGCATTTTGAGTCCCACAGGCTAGAAAGATTGAAGCTCAGCTCGACGAGCAGATGCATTCGTACCGCAGGCTTGTTTCCACTAAGTCAGATGGTGCAGCGAGTGATCTTGAAGCTGGGATTGACTTACTACTAAGGCAGCTTCAACAAGTTAATGCTCAGATGCAAGCGTGGGTTTCTTCTTTTGGCTCTGAGATGGTCTCTCATACCTTGACTCGACATCAGGAGATCTTTCAAGATCTCACACATGTAATGGTCCATTTAATAATTACTTCATGTTGTTTGGCTTGGGTTGATTATGTGCTAACTAGCACTGGAATGTGTGTTATCTTTGTATGTATGACTCTTTCAAAATATGCAGGAGTTTCATCGACACCGCTCCAGTCTTAAAGCAAAACAAGAGCGTGCTTCACTTCTTGAGGACTTTAAAGAATTTGATCGGACTAGACTAGACTTAGAAGCTGGGGATGGGTCGTCAGAGCAAGCACTGCTCAAAGAACATGTGGGTATCAACCGCAATACAGCGCAGGTACCGTTTGCTTAGACTTTACATCTGTATCACACACACCCTATGTGAACTGAGTATTATATAAAACGGTAGTACAGATGGATGGTGTCATTTCACAAGCTCAGGCAACACTTGGTACACTTGTGTTTCAACGTTCAACTTTTGGAGGAATCAACTCAAAGCTTGGCAATGTCACTAGCCGTCTACCCACGGTACAAAGAGCtttcctttctcttttttttttgctctttgctttctttttttttgtggctATACCTCACTCTGCAATACTATGGTTAAACTCACTGCAGGTGAACACTATTCTGTCAGCGATAAAGAGGAAAAAGTCGATGGATACAATCATTCTTTCACTTGTTTCGGCTGTATGCACATTTCTCATATTCATCTACTGGTTATCCAAGTAAAATTTGCACATTTCTTTCGATTCATCTCTCTGTTGAGCCGCGTCTGGTTTTCCAGTGATGTAAATTTGTTTTGGCATCACCTATGTTCTAGTAAAAATCTAAAgatcaaaaacatatatatttcgtGTACATCAAGCAAACTGCATCCCTATCCTTGTAATTTAGACGAGCTTATACAAGTACAACCATCAATTTATCTCATCGAATACTATATTCTTTAGCTGTGTAGTATGTTGCGACATTGGACCAATTCACCATTGGTTAATAATGCAACTTGTTATAGTGTGTTTCCACTCTACTGAAGTCAATCACATgtaataaaaatcatataatgtGTTTTTTCTGATGAAGTTTTTGAGGatgaaaacttaaatatttttttgctgaAGTGTTTGTTGAGCCTAACAATCCTGCAAAACCAAACCGATACACAATTTAGTCAGTCAATATGGACTGAACCACAAACCTAAAGAGGGTGCTTTGGAAAAAGACTAGTCTGAAAAGATTACTCACTCAAGTAAATGACTTGAGGAGACTCATAAAGATGTTAAGCTTTCAGGCTTGTTTTTCACGTATCCATTCCACAAAATTGTTGAGCACCAATGGCCATGCAAGCTCTGGATTGTATTCCGTCATCTCCGGGAAACTTATCTGTAAATGTTATAAACAATTCTATAGCTAGTTGATGAAACTGTAAACCAAGCAGGAATTAAGGAAACATACCTCATTGCAGAACCTGTAAAAGCCCATCCACTGATCCATGTTTATGACTTTGTAGTCGTTTTGGATCTGATTTTCAAACATATAAAACCCAATCATGAGATTGGAAAACATTTAGGTCATGAGAAAGTATGAGACTTGTTACCTTTAAATATTCAACAAAGTAGTCAACTTGGGGTCGGAATGTAGATCCCATGACGGTATCTAGGAGTTGACATATAGTCTCTATGTCTATGCTCTCCTGTTTTTCCTCTAAATTGAACAGTAAACAAGATgatacaaacataaaaaaaaaaggtgatacagaaatacaaatatagaagCTTTGGTTAATGTTGTTACCTGTTAAAGAATAGGTAAAGGCGTAAGCATAGAAATCTGCAAAATTTGATGGCCTCCTGACCTTTAATAGGCCAAAAAATGCCTTAGCATGGCTGAGAAGATGACaatgaatatgaaaataaatgaaaagcaTAAAAACTATGAACCTCTTTCTCGAGCTCGGGAAGGGCATTCTTCAGTTTACTGAGTGTATCAGCTCTTAAAGCCATAAGGCCTCTTGTCCACTCCTCCTACAGATGTACAAAGTGAGCTAACATCAGAAAAAAAGGGAGGTAAAGTATCAAAGGAAAAAAGGATCTCTAGCTCTTACCTGTGTAAAGTAACCCTGTTTCTCAGCTTTCATCTTCCTGTGATGATGATTCGAGTTTAAATTGTGCTAATAAgagaacaataaaaatacatatttattacaAAAGTTTTGATGGATATAATAATAGTGGTTACCAAGCAAGCATCAAGATTCGGACATCAGTATGAGAGACATCCAAATCGGAGCTAAGTAACTCTATTCCTTGAGGGCTGTTCATGGTAAAATATACTATTAGAAAGAAACTCCATGGATACTAAACCGAGCTTGAAAAGCAGAGTGAATGAGATAGTTACTTACTCAATGAGATTGGAACTTGTATTGGTATACTTATAGAACACATCAACTATTTTTTCCAGGCGGACATTAGTGATGTCTATTCTCGTAGCTGAACCAATAACAAAAGTTAGTTAGCGAAAAGTCATTTATAAAATCAGAAACGTTAACGCAAAAGCAACAGCGATTAAAAGTCTATGTGATCAACGTAAGAGAGGATgattcgaagaagaagaagattttaaTAGAGTGAGCTCAATCTTTTCAAACATGTTCCTCACCAGCATAATGACACATAAACcattgaggagagagagagagagagagagagaaagagagagagagagagagagagagagagagagagagacccaTGGTGGACGATGTGATTGAAATCAACGTTCGATTGACCTGCTTTCTTCTTCTATGCACAACCACGCATCTACACATACACAGAAGAAAATAAGTATTATatatgccaaaaaaaaataagaagataaGATTTAAACAATCAAAAACTCAGAAGAGGAAAAGAGTTGGAGAGAAGAGGCACCACGACCACAAACGAACGAACGTTTCTAGATATGGAGAACAAAGTATCTGAGAGACTAAGAGGCACCTGACCTGAttgaaagagaaaataaaatacacaCAATTTAATTTTTCTAGTATTTTCCCACTTGGTTCATTTATTTTGTACAAGGAACTTGgagataaaaaacaatttattgtCATGAATAAAGATATACACATGTCAAGCTTTTTAAAGCTTGTCTTTCACGAATCCACTCCACAAAATTATTGAGAAGCAATGGCCATGCAAGCCCTGGATTGTATTCCGTCATCTCCGGGAAACTTATCTGTAAATGTTACAGACCTTCTAGTTAGTTAATGAAACTGCCAGCTAAGCAGAAAAAGGAATAAAAGGCATTAAGGAAACATACCTCATTGCAGAACCTGTAAAATCCCATCCATTGATCCATGGTTATGACTTTGTAGTCGTTTTGGATCTGTTGTCAACCATACAAAACCCATTCAATGGGATAGAGAATGTGATTATTAAATATTCTGGACATGAGAAAGTATGAGATTTTTGAGTGATGCAGCAGACCTTTAAATAGTCGACAAAGTAGTCAACTTGGGGTCGGAAGGTAGATCCCATGACCATATCTAGGAGTTGGCATATGGTCTCTATGTCTAcgctcttctcttcttcctctgaatTGAACAGCAAACAAAGATCATACAAACATAAAAAGAGGTGATATATAAACCGTGAAATACAAATATCTCTCGTAGAGATGAAGCTTTGATTAATGTTACCTGTTAAAGAATAGCGAAAGGCATAAGCATAGAAATCTGCAAAATCTAATGGCGTCCTGACCTTAAAGATACAAGAAAAAAGCGTTAGAGCACCC
The sequence above is drawn from the Brassica napus cultivar Da-Ae chromosome A8, Da-Ae, whole genome shotgun sequence genome and encodes:
- the LOC106387573 gene encoding uncharacterized protein LOC106387573 isoform X2: MLKLDRKIIIISQNMAAAVEQALQVVVDVFHRYSNTASNLMDPEGIELLCSDLDVSRTDIRFLMLAWKMKAEKQGYYTQEEWTRGLVALGADTLDKLKKALPGLEKEVRTPLDFADFYAYAFRYSLTEEEEKSVDIETICQLLDMVMGSTFRPQVDYFVDYLKIQNDYKVITMDQWMGFYRFCNEISFPEMTEYNPGLAWPLLLNNFVEWIRERQALKSLTCVRCVVVHRRRKQVNRTLISITSSTMATRIDITNVRLEKIVDVFYKYTNTSSNLIDPQGIELLSSDLDVSHTDVRILMLAWKMKAEKQGYFTQEEWTRGLMALRADTLSKLKNALPELEKEVRRPSNFADFYAYAFTYSLTEEKQESIDIETICQLLDTVMGSTFRPQVDYFVEYLKIQNDYKVINMDQWMGFYRFCNEISFPEMTEYNPELAWPLVLNNFVEWIREKQA
- the LOC106387573 gene encoding uncharacterized protein LOC106387573 isoform X1; protein product: MCSYYAEIGSKNHYNQPEHVAPLYFSSRVLCVIMLEMNMAAAVEQALQVVVDVFHRYSNTASNLMDPEGIELLCSDLDVSRTDIRFLMLAWKMKAEKQGYYTQEEWTRGLVALGADTLDKLKKALPGLEKEVRTPLDFADFYAYAFRYSLTEEEEKSVDIETICQLLDMVMGSTFRPQVDYFVDYLKIQNDYKVITMDQWMGFYRFCNEISFPEMTEYNPGLAWPLLLNNFVEWIRERQALKSLTCVRCVVVHRRRKQVNRTLISITSSTMATRIDITNVRLEKIVDVFYKYTNTSSNLIDPQGIELLSSDLDVSHTDVRILMLAWKMKAEKQGYFTQEEWTRGLMALRADTLSKLKNALPELEKEVRRPSNFADFYAYAFTYSLTEEKQESIDIETICQLLDTVMGSTFRPQVDYFVEYLKIQNDYKVINMDQWMGFYRFCNEISFPEMTEYNPELAWPLVLNNFVEWIREKQA
- the LOC106387573 gene encoding uncharacterized protein LOC106387573 isoform X3 — its product is MDPEGIELLCSDLDVSRTDIRFLMLAWKMKAEKQGYYTQEEWTRGLVALGADTLDKLKKALPGLEKEVRTPLDFADFYAYAFRYSLTEEEEKSVDIETICQLLDMVMGSTFRPQVDYFVDYLKIQNDYKVITMDQWMGFYRFCNEISFPEMTEYNPGLAWPLLLNNFVEWIRERQALKSLTCVRCVVVHRRRKQVNRTLISITSSTMATRIDITNVRLEKIVDVFYKYTNTSSNLIDPQGIELLSSDLDVSHTDVRILMLAWKMKAEKQGYFTQEEWTRGLMALRADTLSKLKNALPELEKEVRRPSNFADFYAYAFTYSLTEEKQESIDIETICQLLDTVMGSTFRPQVDYFVEYLKIQNDYKVINMDQWMGFYRFCNEISFPEMTEYNPELAWPLVLNNFVEWIREKQA